The following is a genomic window from bacterium.
TAAGACAATCTCAGCAGACGAATCGCCATCATTTCCATCCAGACACACGGAAGCGCAAACATGATCCGCTCATACAGCCCGAGCCAAGGGTGCGAGGCACTCCATAGCCCGCTCCACACCAGTAAGAGAATTAAGGTCAGCGTGCCGGTGAACGACCCGACAAGTATGCTGAAGAGAGCATAGCCCCGCCAAGCGCGATCATGTTTCACTTGTGCCCCTGTTGCGAGGCAGCTCAGCGGTAGGAGTACCACCAGTGCGCCGACGACGCTCAGGTGGATCGCGCCATGGATCGTCCAGGTGCCCACGCGGTCGGTCGGGAACACCGCGATCAGCACCAAGCCCAATCCGCTGGCCATTGCAAGGATGTTGATCGCGCCCCACACCCTGCCTGACACCGCACGCTGGATACCTGCTTGAAACACCACGACCAGGACGCCAAAGGCGGAGAAGTTCAGCGTTTGTACCCAACCGTGAGGACCCAACGCGAGCAGGCTGATGTCTGACCGCACTCCATTGTAAGTCGGCTGTGTCTGGCCGAGCACCGTGAGGACGCTCCAGAATAAGATCGGCCCGACGATTCCAGATAGAGCCGGGCCTCGCAGACAGAAGAATTGGCGAGTGGCAGAGAAGCCGGTGAGGCGCATCGCGGAACGGATCCCGAGATCCCAGCGCCCTCGAAACCTTCCGCCACACATCGCTTACCCCAACACAATGCGGACTTGATGTTCCGCGCCATCGTCAGCAAGCGGAATGGTTGCAGAGTCCAGGTGCCTACCGTCCAGTTCAGCCAGAACAACGCCTCGGCAAACGCTGGACGGGTTTTCCACCTGGACACTGTAGACTGCAGAATGATGCCGAAAACGGATGGAGTACCCTGGCCAGGTGCGCGGGATGCAGGGGTCGATGGAGAACAT
Proteins encoded in this region:
- a CDS encoding DUF998 domain-containing protein codes for the protein MCGGRFRGRWDLGIRSAMRLTGFSATRQFFCLRGPALSGIVGPILFWSVLTVLGQTQPTYNGVRSDISLLALGPHGWVQTLNFSAFGVLVVVFQAGIQRAVSGRVWGAINILAMASGLGLVLIAVFPTDRVGTWTIHGAIHLSVVGALVVLLPLSCLATGAQVKHDRAWRGYALFSILVGSFTGTLTLILLLVWSGLWSASHPWLGLYERIMFALPCVWMEMMAIRLLRLS